The following coding sequences are from one Roseburia hominis A2-183 window:
- a CDS encoding M3 family oligoendopeptidase, which translates to MTTEWSLDELYKGFDDPAYGKDVAELTAQIDALATLLADAGRMQEKERTEKVLAAQSGIAQLFYQLSLYVELRQSVNTEDGTVMAENAKLMKLQAKMAPLEAAAGKLLAGIRDVDALAKESGLVREHTFYLKEKQKEAKHLLSDEVEEMAASMNMSGGAAWSKLQSYLTSTVKVDYQGKQITLSEVRNLAYSPEASVRKSAYEAEIAAYEKVEDAIAFSLNYIKNQVTMLSEKRGYASPLAMTLEQSRMKRETLDAMMAAIDEYLPVFRKYLRKKGGMLGHVNGLPWYDLFAPLGKADKTYSIEEAKQYLIDTFTKLTPEMADLMREAFENEWIDFYPRKGKEGGAFCAGAMWLKQSRILTNYDGYFGSVDTLAHELGHAFHNRQIENHAPLNQDYPMPVAETASTFNEVHLGKAARAEASGEELLNLLENDIKEQTQCIVDIYSRYLFETAVFEQSQNKFLMADDLKQIMLDAQKKTYGDGLDPECMHPYMWVCKGHYYSEGLSFYNFPYAFGNLFALGLYSQFEKEGEAFIGKYKAMLSATPCCTIEEAGAMMGIDLTKKDFWRTGLSEIAEEIEQFCTM; encoded by the coding sequence ATGACAACAGAATGGTCGTTAGACGAACTTTATAAAGGATTTGATGATCCGGCATATGGAAAGGATGTGGCAGAGCTTACGGCGCAGATCGATGCGCTCGCCACACTGCTTGCAGATGCCGGAAGGATGCAGGAAAAGGAAAGGACAGAGAAGGTGCTTGCGGCGCAGAGCGGGATCGCACAGCTTTTCTATCAGTTATCGCTCTATGTGGAATTGAGACAGTCCGTCAATACAGAGGACGGCACAGTGATGGCAGAAAATGCGAAGCTGATGAAGCTTCAGGCAAAAATGGCACCGTTAGAGGCCGCGGCAGGAAAGCTTTTAGCGGGAATCCGGGACGTGGATGCGCTGGCAAAAGAGAGCGGGCTTGTGCGTGAGCATACATTTTACCTGAAAGAGAAGCAGAAAGAGGCAAAGCATCTGCTCAGCGATGAAGTGGAGGAGATGGCTGCCTCCATGAACATGAGCGGCGGCGCGGCGTGGTCGAAGCTGCAGTCCTATCTGACCTCCACGGTAAAAGTGGATTATCAGGGAAAGCAGATTACACTGTCGGAAGTAAGAAACTTAGCGTACAGCCCGGAGGCTTCCGTGCGCAAGAGCGCTTATGAGGCGGAGATTGCCGCTTATGAGAAGGTGGAGGATGCCATCGCGTTTTCCCTGAATTACATTAAGAACCAGGTGACGATGCTCAGCGAAAAGAGAGGCTATGCTTCACCACTTGCCATGACGTTAGAGCAGTCGCGCATGAAACGAGAGACTTTAGACGCTATGATGGCGGCGATCGACGAATACCTGCCGGTATTCCGCAAGTATCTGCGGAAAAAGGGCGGGATGCTCGGACATGTCAACGGCCTGCCGTGGTATGATCTGTTTGCACCGCTCGGCAAGGCAGATAAGACCTACAGCATTGAGGAGGCCAAGCAGTATCTTATTGATACATTCACAAAGCTGACACCGGAGATGGCAGATCTGATGCGGGAAGCGTTTGAGAACGAGTGGATCGATTTCTACCCGAGAAAAGGAAAAGAGGGCGGTGCTTTCTGCGCGGGAGCCATGTGGTTAAAACAGAGCCGGATTCTGACCAATTACGACGGTTATTTCGGATCGGTTGACACGCTTGCACATGAACTCGGACATGCATTCCACAACCGCCAGATCGAGAATCACGCACCGCTTAATCAGGACTACCCGATGCCGGTAGCCGAGACAGCATCAACCTTTAACGAGGTGCATCTCGGAAAGGCAGCCCGGGCAGAGGCATCCGGAGAGGAGCTTTTGAATCTGCTGGAGAACGACATCAAGGAGCAGACGCAGTGTATCGTGGACATTTACTCCCGCTATCTGTTTGAGACGGCAGTATTTGAACAGAGCCAGAATAAGTTCCTCATGGCGGACGATTTAAAGCAGATCATGCTGGACGCGCAGAAGAAGACGTACGGCGACGGGCTGGACCCGGAATGCATGCATCCGTATATGTGGGTGTGCAAGGGACATTATTACAGCGAGGGACTGAGCTTTTACAATTTCCCGTATGCTTTTGGCAATCTGTTTGCGCTTGGACTTTACAGCCAGTTTGAAAAAGAGGGGGAGGCTTTTATTGGGAAATATAAGGCAATGCTTTCGGCAACCCCGTGCTGCACGATCGAGGAGGCTGGCGCAATGATGGGAATCGACCTCACAAAGAAGGATTTCTGGAGAACGGGACTTTCTGAGATTGCGGAAGAGATTGAGCAGTTCTGCACGATGTAG
- a CDS encoding aldo/keto reductase: MEDLKQIMPKKLGFGCMRLPVANGNSEEIDDAVFCRMIDRYMEQGFVYFDTAYPYHNQKSEEAVRRCLVERYDRERFLLADKMPVWLVQNMEDYSEIFERQLARCGVTYFDFYLFHAMNKTRVEETEKTGGFAFVQRMKTEGRIRHIGFSFHDTAEALEEILKNHPEMEFVQLQINYYDWESENVQSRKCYEVAQKYGVPVIVMEPVKGGTLANMTGRPAEILKELSPEASFASYAIRYAASLENVMLVLSGMSDEQQLIDNTAYMREFRPLDERERAAIARVVEELAAMPTIACTKCRYCVEGCPKKIPIPDVFEDYNMTVQFGINETNRGSYRRHTADGGSADVCIRCGKCEGQCPQHLPIRDLLVKVAETFAE; this comes from the coding sequence ATGGAAGATTTAAAACAGATCATGCCGAAGAAGCTTGGGTTTGGCTGTATGCGGCTGCCCGTTGCAAACGGCAATAGCGAAGAGATTGACGACGCGGTATTCTGCAGGATGATTGACCGCTATATGGAGCAGGGATTTGTCTATTTTGACACGGCATACCCTTACCACAATCAGAAGTCGGAGGAGGCAGTGCGTCGCTGTCTGGTGGAGCGTTATGACAGAGAGCGCTTCCTTCTCGCAGACAAGATGCCGGTGTGGCTGGTACAGAACATGGAGGACTACAGCGAGATCTTTGAGAGGCAGCTGGCGCGCTGCGGCGTGACTTATTTTGACTTTTATCTGTTTCACGCCATGAACAAGACACGGGTGGAAGAGACAGAGAAAACGGGCGGCTTTGCGTTTGTGCAGAGAATGAAGACGGAAGGGCGCATCCGCCATATCGGATTTTCGTTCCATGATACGGCAGAAGCGCTCGAGGAGATCCTGAAAAATCATCCGGAGATGGAATTTGTACAGCTTCAGATCAATTATTATGACTGGGAGTCGGAGAATGTGCAGTCCCGCAAATGCTATGAGGTTGCCCAAAAGTATGGTGTACCGGTGATCGTGATGGAGCCGGTAAAGGGCGGAACACTCGCCAACATGACCGGCAGACCGGCAGAGATCTTAAAGGAGCTTTCACCAGAGGCAAGCTTTGCATCTTACGCGATCCGCTATGCGGCATCACTGGAAAATGTGATGCTGGTGTTGAGCGGCATGTCGGACGAGCAGCAGCTCATCGACAACACGGCTTATATGAGGGAGTTCAGACCACTTGATGAGCGGGAGCGCGCAGCGATCGCCCGGGTGGTGGAGGAGCTTGCCGCCATGCCGACGATCGCCTGCACCAAGTGCCGCTACTGCGTGGAGGGATGTCCGAAAAAGATTCCGATCCCGGATGTCTTTGAGGATTACAACATGACCGTGCAGTTCGGGATCAATGAGACAAACCGCGGCAGTTACCGGCGGCATACCGCTGACGGTGGCAGTGCGGATGTCTGTATCCGCTGCGGCAAGTGTGAGGGACAATGTCCGCAGCATCTGCCGATCCGCGACCTGCTTGTGAAGGTGGCAGAGACATTTGCGGAGTAA
- a CDS encoding TRAP transporter substrate-binding protein translates to MKKKVLSALLCAAMVVSMTACGLKAPEAADTTTSQNTDAAADATADATDSAAATEAGDSTGTEPVGPAVTLVYAEVNPLEGTIVGQTATAFKEKVEELSGGSITIDIQANGVLGAESDVLDTMLGGGGTIDMARISAFALTSYGGEKSSLLSVPFTFVSRDHFWNFATSDLAQEFLLEPHENGTGIRGLFYGEEGFRHFFTVNPIEGMDDLAGMKIRVSNDPIMTGMVEGLGANPTVVAMGELYSALQTGVVDAAEQPIANYQANAFPEVAPNIILDGHTLGAIQVVITDEAWDSLTPEQQDVLTEAGEYASQYNRQISQETEDKILEELKADGVNVIEVDDITPWQDACKDVIEEATKNNKELYQQIVDMQ, encoded by the coding sequence ATGAAGAAAAAAGTTTTATCCGCACTGTTATGTGCAGCAATGGTGGTTTCCATGACCGCCTGTGGACTGAAAGCGCCAGAGGCTGCCGACACGACGACAAGCCAGAACACAGATGCAGCGGCAGATGCAACGGCAGATGCAACGGATAGCGCAGCGGCAACCGAGGCCGGTGATTCCACAGGAACAGAGCCGGTCGGACCGGCAGTGACTCTGGTATACGCAGAGGTAAACCCGCTGGAGGGAACCATTGTAGGACAGACAGCAACCGCATTCAAAGAGAAGGTAGAAGAGCTTTCCGGCGGAAGTATTACGATTGATATTCAGGCAAACGGTGTTCTCGGTGCAGAGTCCGATGTACTCGACACCATGCTCGGCGGCGGCGGTACCATCGATATGGCACGTATTTCCGCATTCGCACTCACAAGCTACGGCGGAGAGAAATCCAGTCTCTTATCCGTACCGTTCACATTCGTAAGCCGCGATCATTTCTGGAACTTTGCAACCTCTGATCTGGCACAGGAGTTCCTGCTTGAGCCGCATGAGAACGGAACCGGTATCCGCGGACTGTTCTACGGCGAGGAAGGTTTCCGCCATTTCTTCACCGTCAATCCGATCGAGGGAATGGATGATCTGGCAGGCATGAAGATCCGTGTATCCAACGACCCGATCATGACAGGTATGGTGGAAGGACTTGGAGCAAACCCGACCGTTGTTGCCATGGGTGAGTTATATTCCGCATTACAGACCGGTGTGGTAGATGCAGCAGAACAGCCGATCGCAAACTATCAGGCAAATGCATTCCCGGAAGTAGCACCGAACATCATTCTTGATGGACATACCTTAGGAGCAATCCAGGTAGTTATCACAGACGAAGCATGGGATTCCCTGACACCGGAGCAGCAGGATGTGCTGACCGAGGCCGGCGAGTATGCTTCCCAGTACAACCGTCAGATCTCCCAGGAGACAGAGGATAAGATCCTTGAGGAGTTAAAGGCAGACGGCGTTAATGTTATTGAAGTAGACGATATCACACCGTGGCAGGATGCCTGCAAGGATGTCATCGAAGAGGCAACCAAGAATAACAAAGAGTTATATCAGCAGATCGTTGATATGCAGTAA
- a CDS encoding TRAP transporter small permease codes for MPKIFQTLDKIKPAYDVAYKFVLFVCKLLLTADIVITSVCVVGRYVSFVPDPAWSEEVVLTLMSYMAVLSAALAIRRNAHIRMTAFDAYLPKNVIKALDILADVAVFILAIVMITVGFSYATGIGAKGNYVSMPWLSKFWMYFPIPLAGVAMVVFELEAIYNHIKSIFVKEGTK; via the coding sequence ATGCCTAAGATTTTTCAGACTTTAGATAAAATAAAGCCGGCATATGATGTGGCATATAAGTTTGTACTGTTTGTATGCAAATTGCTGCTCACGGCAGATATCGTAATCACGAGTGTCTGCGTTGTCGGAAGATATGTTTCCTTCGTACCCGATCCGGCATGGAGCGAGGAAGTGGTACTGACCCTGATGTCCTACATGGCAGTGCTCTCGGCGGCACTTGCAATCCGCAGAAATGCACATATCCGTATGACGGCGTTTGACGCATACCTGCCGAAAAATGTTATTAAGGCATTGGATATTCTGGCAGATGTCGCCGTCTTTATTCTGGCGATCGTGATGATTACCGTTGGATTCAGCTATGCGACAGGCATTGGAGCCAAGGGTAATTACGTCAGCATGCCGTGGCTGTCCAAGTTCTGGATGTACTTCCCGATTCCGCTTGCCGGCGTAGCGATGGTCGTTTTTGAACTGGAAGCAATTTATAATCATATTAAGAGTATTTTTGTAAAGGAGGGGACGAAATAA
- a CDS encoding TRAP transporter large permease: MSVQSMAIAVLLVSFLVMILLRFPIAYAVALSSLLCLLSQGLPLTTICQQMVKGISSFSLMAVPFFITMGVLMGTGGISDKLIALADACVGWMTGGMAMVNIVASYFFGGISGSASADTASIGSIMIPMMVDQGYDDDFSTAVTITSSCEGLLVPPSHNMVIYAMSAGGVSVGSLFLAGYVPGALLAISLMIGSYIISKKRHYPKGDKFSVKRLLKQLGTSFWALAAVVIVVVGVVAGWFTATESAAIAVFYSLIVSVYIYKGLTWKGVWKSLEQCIDTLSIVLILISTSSIFGYCLTTLHVPDLAAKAIIGFSSNPIVIALLVDLILLILGCIMDMAPIILIATPILLPIATSIGIDPVQFGIIMVLNCGIGLLTPPVGSVLFIGSAVSGVKMERVVKATLPFYLCMIVVLLLLTFIPELSIGLPMLLGT; encoded by the coding sequence ATGAGTGTACAGAGTATGGCAATCGCAGTGTTGCTCGTAAGCTTTCTTGTCATGATTCTGCTGCGTTTCCCGATTGCATATGCAGTAGCGTTATCTTCCCTTCTGTGCCTGTTATCGCAGGGACTTCCGCTGACAACGATCTGTCAGCAGATGGTAAAGGGAATCAGTTCCTTTAGTTTGATGGCTGTACCGTTCTTCATCACGATGGGCGTGCTGATGGGCACCGGAGGTATATCAGATAAGCTGATCGCACTCGCCGATGCCTGCGTAGGCTGGATGACCGGTGGAATGGCGATGGTAAATATCGTTGCATCCTATTTCTTCGGCGGTATTTCCGGATCTGCATCTGCAGATACGGCTTCCATCGGAAGTATCATGATCCCGATGATGGTAGATCAGGGATACGATGATGATTTTTCGACGGCGGTTACGATCACTTCCTCCTGTGAGGGACTGCTGGTTCCACCAAGCCATAACATGGTAATCTATGCAATGTCCGCCGGCGGTGTATCGGTAGGAAGCCTTTTCCTTGCAGGATATGTGCCGGGCGCACTGCTTGCGATCTCCTTAATGATCGGATCTTATATTATCTCGAAAAAGAGACATTATCCGAAGGGGGATAAGTTCAGTGTCAAGAGACTGTTAAAACAGCTTGGAACTTCTTTCTGGGCATTGGCAGCAGTTGTAATCGTAGTTGTCGGCGTTGTAGCCGGATGGTTTACCGCGACAGAGTCCGCTGCGATCGCAGTATTCTACAGCTTGATTGTCAGTGTATATATTTACAAGGGTCTTACCTGGAAGGGTGTCTGGAAGAGCCTGGAGCAGTGCATTGATACATTGTCTATCGTCCTGATCTTAATTTCGACATCCAGTATTTTCGGTTACTGCCTGACGACACTTCATGTGCCGGATCTGGCTGCAAAGGCAATCATCGGATTCTCGAGCAACCCGATCGTGATTGCACTGTTAGTGGATTTGATTCTGCTCATTTTAGGATGTATCATGGATATGGCACCGATCATCCTGATCGCGACACCGATCTTACTTCCGATCGCAACCTCCATCGGTATCGATCCGGTACAGTTCGGTATCATCATGGTATTAAACTGTGGTATCGGCCTTCTGACACCGCCGGTTGGATCAGTTCTTTTCATCGGTTCTGCAGTCAGCGGTGTAAAGATGGAGCGCGTGGTAAAAGCAACCCTCCCGTTCTATCTGTGTATGATCGTTGTATTATTACTTCTGACCTTTATACCGGAATTAAGTATCGGACTTCCGATGTTACTTGGAACGTAA
- a CDS encoding YcxB family protein, translated as MEYQYKCRITAWDFFRLTMRQTYRSMAGMCNLVFTVAMILLTAKFWSQSGEVLQVLMLIGCLLFPVIQPAAIYAKARRQAAAVPQDVRLTFDEKGLLVTTGGERQHLPWNRLRVTKQPGMVLVLSGAGSGYMLTNRVLGADREAFWSFVQSKVEQNR; from the coding sequence ATGGAATATCAATATAAGTGCAGAATTACGGCATGGGATTTTTTCCGGCTTACCATGCGTCAGACCTACCGCTCCATGGCGGGGATGTGTAATCTGGTATTTACGGTGGCGATGATCCTTCTTACGGCAAAGTTCTGGAGTCAGTCGGGGGAAGTCCTGCAGGTTCTGATGCTGATCGGATGCCTACTGTTCCCGGTCATCCAGCCGGCGGCAATCTATGCGAAAGCCAGGCGTCAGGCGGCGGCTGTACCGCAGGATGTCAGGCTTACCTTTGATGAAAAGGGGCTGCTCGTTACAACCGGAGGAGAGAGACAGCATCTGCCGTGGAACCGGCTGCGGGTTACAAAACAGCCGGGGATGGTGCTGGTGCTTTCGGGAGCCGGAAGCGGCTATATGCTGACCAACCGTGTGCTGGGAGCCGACCGGGAGGCGTTTTGGTCCTTTGTACAGAGCAAAGTGGAACAGAATAGATAA
- a CDS encoding sensor histidine kinase: MGKTSVRKRIKQFWQALTIKKKIATFTGTVFLIIAVSVLFNVWVVKFSLIDFNRILQDNAAVSELAQALEEESIQFETYIKGNREERESLDIAIERTGRAVEKLPFRYSEIGEQRYAKTWSIKSCYEVYCQKRDAMLAMGENAPDYIKRLYEVYEMQDYLEEYAATLMNETIEDGDGLYHKKVPMLICMPIVVVVSGIILVTGMMELAALMNQTIISPVVALVKAAQRIAANDFFSEDVQVQNEDELGELVHAFNKMKYATGEYIMALEEKRKTLDLLHEEELGKLETEKRLEMIKLELLKSQINPHFLFNTLNVISGMAKLEEAETTEKMILALSSLFRYNLKTPEQSVPLAKELKVVADYMYLQQMRFGERIRYELNCKVEQELVMVPAFTFQPLVENAIIHGVSPKEEGGSIRIVVRQKEMRLHIVIGDDGIGMTEEELQQLKSRLKTDDARHSGIGLGNVYRRITAMYADGNFEIYSKKNAGTVIFIDIPCREETGDMT; encoded by the coding sequence ATGGGAAAAACAAGCGTGAGAAAGAGGATAAAACAGTTCTGGCAGGCACTTACGATCAAAAAGAAAATAGCGACGTTTACCGGGACAGTATTTCTCATCATTGCAGTCTCTGTTCTTTTTAATGTATGGGTTGTCAAGTTTTCCCTGATCGACTTTAACCGGATTTTACAGGATAACGCAGCGGTGAGCGAACTGGCACAGGCGCTCGAGGAAGAGAGTATCCAGTTTGAGACATACATAAAGGGCAATCGCGAGGAGAGAGAAAGTCTGGATATTGCGATAGAACGAACCGGAAGAGCGGTGGAAAAGCTTCCGTTCCGCTATTCTGAGATTGGAGAGCAGCGCTACGCAAAGACCTGGTCGATCAAGAGCTGTTATGAAGTCTATTGCCAGAAGCGGGACGCCATGCTTGCGATGGGGGAAAATGCGCCGGACTATATCAAGCGCCTGTATGAGGTCTACGAGATGCAGGACTATCTCGAGGAATACGCGGCGACGCTGATGAATGAGACGATCGAGGACGGCGACGGCCTCTATCATAAAAAGGTGCCCATGCTCATATGCATGCCGATTGTGGTTGTGGTATCTGGGATTATTCTCGTAACCGGCATGATGGAGCTGGCGGCATTGATGAACCAGACCATTATCTCGCCGGTGGTGGCGCTCGTGAAAGCGGCGCAGCGCATTGCCGCCAATGATTTTTTCTCGGAGGACGTGCAGGTGCAGAATGAGGACGAGCTGGGGGAACTGGTGCATGCGTTCAACAAGATGAAATACGCGACAGGCGAGTACATTATGGCGCTGGAAGAAAAGAGGAAGACTCTTGATCTTCTGCATGAGGAGGAGCTGGGAAAGCTGGAGACGGAGAAACGCCTGGAGATGATAAAGCTGGAATTGTTAAAAAGCCAGATCAATCCGCATTTTTTGTTCAACACGCTAAATGTCATCAGCGGAATGGCAAAGCTTGAGGAGGCAGAGACGACCGAAAAGATGATTCTGGCGCTCAGTTCCCTGTTCCGTTACAATTTAAAGACACCCGAACAGTCCGTTCCGCTGGCAAAGGAACTGAAAGTGGTTGCAGATTATATGTACCTGCAGCAGATGCGCTTCGGGGAGCGGATCCGTTATGAATTAAACTGTAAGGTGGAACAGGAACTGGTCATGGTTCCGGCATTTACCTTTCAGCCGCTTGTGGAAAATGCAATTATCCACGGAGTTTCCCCGAAGGAGGAAGGCGGAAGCATCCGCATTGTGGTCAGACAGAAGGAAATGCGGCTGCACATAGTGATCGGGGATGACGGGATCGGGATGACGGAAGAGGAACTGCAGCAGTTAAAGAGCCGCCTTAAGACGGACGATGCCAGACACAGCGGAATCGGTCTCGGCAATGTGTACCGGCGGATCACTGCGATGTATGCGGACGGAAATTTTGAGATATACAGTAAAAAGAATGCGGGAACAGTAATTTTTATAGATATTCCATGCAGAGAGGAAACGGGGGATATGACATGA
- a CDS encoding response regulator transcription factor, which yields MKRVLIADDEPIERMIVTRTIQKYFPEELAVVSAVNGREAVEQFFAENCQIALLDIEMPGMNGLEAAEQIRERDKNCSIIFLTAFDEFNYAKRAIAVRAMEYLLKPVEDQELEAVLAEAIRIADEHTDDREAGEKKEDEPVFAERDCHEDAADTERSRIRLQAVAGNIQAFIEHNYMDDISLQTVAEAMNYSDAYFCKIFKQCFDKNFIVYLSEYRVARAKELLGDVLINVKDVSQKVGYRDSNYFAKVFKRIAGVTPTEYRTQVLKEAGER from the coding sequence ATGAAACGAGTGCTGATAGCGGATGATGAACCGATTGAGAGAATGATTGTAACCAGAACCATCCAGAAATATTTCCCGGAGGAGCTTGCGGTTGTGAGTGCGGTCAATGGAAGAGAGGCGGTGGAACAGTTTTTTGCCGAGAACTGCCAGATTGCGCTGCTGGATATTGAAATGCCCGGAATGAACGGGCTGGAGGCAGCGGAGCAGATTCGAGAGAGAGATAAAAACTGCAGTATTATTTTTCTTACGGCATTTGATGAATTTAACTATGCCAAGCGTGCGATTGCCGTCCGCGCTATGGAATATCTGCTAAAGCCGGTCGAGGATCAGGAACTGGAGGCAGTGCTTGCGGAGGCTATACGGATTGCCGATGAGCATACGGATGACCGGGAGGCAGGAGAGAAGAAGGAAGATGAGCCGGTTTTTGCCGAACGGGACTGTCATGAGGACGCGGCGGATACGGAGCGCTCGAGAATCCGGCTGCAGGCGGTTGCCGGGAATATCCAGGCGTTCATTGAACACAATTATATGGACGACATTTCTTTGCAGACGGTGGCAGAGGCCATGAACTACTCCGACGCCTATTTCTGCAAGATTTTCAAACAGTGTTTTGACAAGAACTTTATTGTCTATCTCTCGGAGTATCGTGTGGCAAGGGCAAAAGAACTGCTGGGTGACGTCCTTATCAATGTAAAGGATGTGAGCCAGAAGGTAGGCTACCGTGACTCCAACTATTTTGCGAAAGTATTCAAACGGATTGCCGGCGTCACGCCGACGGAATACCGGACGCAGGTATTAAAGGAGGCGGGGGAGCGATGA
- a CDS encoding TRAP transporter substrate-binding protein: protein MRRICAAAAVAGMLILLTLSAWRNHTYPSKTEMEPEYVFSYAENQPEDYPTTLGAKYFAELVEERTNGRIRILVQPVGVLGSENKVIKQMQYGGIDFARVSLAQLAEYIPSLNVLQMPYLYTDSDHMWRVLDGEIGDAFLESVSADDVIGLSWYDAGARNFYNSVQPITCLEDLKGMRIRVQESDLAVDMVEALGATAIPIAYGDVYASLERQVVDGAENNWPSYEAMRHYEVAKYYTVDEHSRVPEMQICSAYTWQKLSPEDREIILECARESALYEREVWTQREEQSRSIAIENGTKVVELSAEEKKRFQNAVYGVYEKYCGDDMGLIEEILKEGS, encoded by the coding sequence ATGAGACGGATATGCGCGGCGGCAGCTGTGGCTGGAATGTTGATACTGCTCACACTGTCTGCCTGGAGAAATCACACGTATCCCTCCAAGACAGAGATGGAACCGGAATATGTGTTTTCCTATGCGGAAAATCAGCCGGAAGATTATCCGACGACCCTGGGTGCCAAGTATTTTGCAGAGCTTGTCGAGGAGCGGACAAATGGCAGGATACGGATTCTGGTGCAGCCGGTCGGAGTGCTCGGGTCGGAGAATAAAGTCATCAAACAGATGCAGTACGGCGGTATTGATTTTGCGCGGGTGTCACTGGCGCAGCTTGCGGAATATATTCCGAGCCTGAATGTGCTGCAGATGCCCTATCTTTATACGGATTCCGACCATATGTGGCGGGTGCTTGACGGAGAGATCGGAGATGCGTTTCTGGAGAGTGTCAGCGCGGATGATGTCATCGGTCTGTCCTGGTATGATGCCGGAGCGAGGAATTTTTATAACTCTGTGCAGCCAATTACCTGTCTGGAGGATCTGAAAGGCATGCGGATCCGTGTGCAGGAGTCGGATCTTGCCGTTGATATGGTGGAGGCGCTCGGCGCCACGGCGATTCCCATTGCCTACGGAGATGTTTATGCCAGCCTGGAACGGCAGGTGGTGGACGGAGCGGAGAATAACTGGCCGTCCTACGAGGCGATGCGGCACTATGAGGTCGCGAAATACTATACGGTGGACGAGCACAGCAGAGTGCCGGAAATGCAGATCTGCTCGGCGTATACCTGGCAGAAACTGTCGCCGGAAGACCGGGAGATTATTCTGGAATGTGCCAGAGAATCGGCGCTCTACGAGCGTGAGGTGTGGACACAGCGCGAGGAGCAGTCGCGCAGCATTGCCATTGAAAACGGCACGAAAGTGGTGGAGCTTTCCGCAGAGGAAAAGAAGCGGTTCCAGAATGCCGTGTACGGGGTATATGAAAAATACTGCGGGGATGATATGGGACTCATCGAAGAAATTTTAAAAGAAGGATCGTAA